A section of the Felis catus isolate Fca126 chromosome B2, F.catus_Fca126_mat1.0, whole genome shotgun sequence genome encodes:
- the PGK2 gene encoding phosphoglycerate kinase 2, with translation MSLSKKLTLDKLDVKGKRVIMRVDFNVPMKKNEITNNQRIKASIPSIKYCLDNGARSVVLMSHLGRPDGVPMPDKYSLEPVAAELKSLLGKDVLFLKDCVGPEVEKACANPAAGSVILLENLRFHVEEEGKGQDPSGNKLIAEPGKIEAFRASLSKLGDVYVNDAFGTAHRAHSSMVGVNLPQKASGFLMKKELEYFARALENPERPFLAILGGAKVADKIQLIKNMLDKVNEMIIGGGMAYTFLKVLNNMEIGASLFDEEGAKIVKDIMAKASKNGVNITFPTDFVTADKFEENAKVGQATVKSGIPAGWMGLDCGPETNKKYAQVVAHAKVIVWNGPVGVFEWDAFANGTKALMDEIVKATSRGCITIIGGGDTATCCAKWNTEDKMSHVSTGGGASLELLEGKVLPGVEALSNL, from the coding sequence ATGTCTCTTTCTAAGAAGTTAACTTTGGACAAACTGGATGTTAAAGGGAAGCGAGTCATCATGAGAGTAGACTTCAATGTTCCCATGAAGAAGAATGAGATTACAAACAACCAGAGAATCAAAGCTTCCATCCCAAGCATCAAGTACTGCCTAGATAATGGAGCGAGGTCAGTAGTTCTTATGAGTCATTTAGGTCGACCTGATGGTGTTCCCATGCCTGATAAATACTCCTTAGAGCCAGTTGCTGCTGAGCTCAAATCCTTGCTGGGCAAGGATGTTCTGTTTCTAAAGGACTGTGTGGGCCCAGAAGTGGAGAAAGCCTGTGCCAACCCGGCTGCTGGTTCAGTCATCCTACTAGAGAACCTGCGCTTTCatgtggaggaagaaggaaaaggccaAGATCCTTCTGGAAATAAGCTTATAGCTGAACCAGGTAAAATAGAAGCCTTTCGAGCATCACTCTCCAAACTAGGGGATGTATATGTCAATGATGCTTTTGGCACTGCTCACCGGGCCCACAGTTCGATGGTGGGAGTGAATCTTCCCCAGAAGGCATCTGGATTCCTGATGAAAAAGGAGCTAGAGTACTTTGCCAGAGCCTTAGAAAACCCAGAGAGACCCTTTCTGGCTATACTTGGTGGAGCCAAAGTGGCAGACAAAATCCAACTGATCAAAAATATGCTGGACAAGGTCAATGAGATGATAATAGGTGGTGGAATGGCTTATACCTTCCTTAAGGTACTCAACAACATGGAGATTGGTGCGTCCCTCTTTGATGAAGAGGGGGCCAAGATTGTCAAAGATATCATGGCTAAAGCTAGTAAGAATGGTGTGAACATTACCTTTCCTACTGACTTTGTCACTGCTGACAAGTTTGAGGAGAATGCTAAGGTTGGCCAAGCCACTGTAAAATCAGGCATACCTGCTGGCTGGATGGGTTTGGACTGTGGTCCTGAGACCAACAAGAAGTATGCTCAAGTTGTGGCCCACGCTAAGGTAATTGTGTGGAATGGACCTGTAGGGGTATTTGAATGGGATGCCTTTGCTAATGGAACAAAAGCCCTCATGGATGAAATTGTGAAGGCCACTTCCAGGGGCTGTATCACCATTATAGGAGGTGGAGACACTGCTACTTGCTGTGCCAAATGGAACACTGAAGATAAAATGAGCCACGTGAGCACTGGAGGAGGTGCTAGTCTGGAACTTCTGGAAGGTAAAGTCCTTCCTGGCGTGGAAGCCCTCAGCAACCTATAG